One Rhizoctonia solani chromosome 2, complete sequence DNA segment encodes these proteins:
- a CDS encoding short chain dehydrogenase — protein sequence MSDLEGAIPPTQRNGDDGPGKESKILVALVETLWNAVSLLTLGFPKKYQERLRLFENIYPMTEDYEPWSKPATHSDRGSEHSSLKSMRQKQQMSVITATSAAALSIQSISNTFRIYWLVTAFYSIAFGLSLEGLILITYMTISAGGSSDEAIARLAQGTLIPGPKVVKPAAFLMSLPAVMATYSSLFLLIGLITMVLVRPGESVDTQATSYALVTMIPVGLGGLFLVIAITLCEIGSQIETSGRRNAEASMNESCRVHEHTQPALLCPKCPPGAQRPCLDKAIVQALNRILSNPPVQDHTG from the exons ATGTCAGATTTGGAAGGCGCAATCCCCCCGACCCAACGCAACGGAGATGATGGGCCAGGCAAAGAGAGTAAAATACTGGTAGCACTAGTGGAAACTCTGTGGAATGCAGTCTCCCTGCTTACGCTTGGGTTTCCAAAAAAGTACCAAGAGCGCTTGCGCTTGTTCGAAAACATTTACCCTATGACAGAAGATTACGAACCCTGGTCTAAGCCGGCGACCCACTCTGATAGGGGATCCGAACACAGTTCTCTCAAATCCATGCGACAAAAGCAGCAG ATGTCGGTTATTACTGCTACAAGCGCTGCAGCTCTTTCAATCCAATCAATAAGCAACACATTCCGCATTTACTGGCTGGTGACAGCCTTCTATAGTATAGCATTTGGTTTATCGCTGGAAGGCCTCATTTTGATAACATATATGACTATCTCTGCCGGAGGTTCCTCCGACGAAGCTATTGCCCGACTTGCCCAGGGCACCCTTATTCCCGGGCCCAAAGTAGTCAAGCCTGCGGCATTTTTAATGTCGCTGCCAGCAGTAATGGCGACTTACTCATCGTTGTTTTTGTTGATAGGACTGATAACCATGGTGCTGGTTCGCCCAGGTGAAAGTGTCGACACACAAGCTACATCGTACGCTCTAGTGACGATGATCCCAGTTGGGTTGGGGGGTTTATTCCTCGTCATCGCGATTACACTTTGCGAAATTGGCAGTCAGATTGAGACAAGCGGGAGAAGAAATGCAGAAGCTTCAATGAATGAGTCTTGTCGAGTCCATGAGCACACCCAACCCGCCCTTCTTTGTCCCAAATGTCCTCCCGGTGCTCAGCGCCCATGCCTGGATAAAGCAATTGTCCAAGCTCTTAATAGAATACTA TCCAACCCCCCTGTTCAGGATCATACAGGCTAA
- a CDS encoding exo-beta-1,3-glucanase — protein sequence MQTITRRGGSPYNPSPSTYKVFRNVKDYGAKGDGVTDDTAAIQRAISDGNRCGQGCKSSTVSPGLVYFPSGTYLVSSPIIPYYYTSMVGDAKNPPTLLAAASFNGIAVIDADPYIPGGGGAQWWVNQNNFFRSTRNFIIDLRRVPAANSATGLHWQVSQATSLVNIRVEMSQAAGNNHQGIFMENGSGGFMSDLYFNGGRYGVWMGNQQFTVRNITVANAQSGIFQPWNWGWTFQDVKIINCQVGFDLTTGGLTQDQQTVGAEVIVDAVVTNTPTFIRTSGSAPSSLAGSLLLDNIKFTGVTNGLVDGSGRVVLAGGDKTIRQWAQGNVYTGTGTTFKYTQATINAPAKPSSLVDSTGKIFSRSRPQYINYAPSQFVSVKAEGAKGDGVTDDSAAIQAVFDKYWGCKIIYFDAGSYYVTKTIKIPTGSIVVGEIWSTVIGGGSAFADQTKPTPVIQVGNPGDKGVVEISDMVFSTRAGSAGAIVVQWNVADAAGQKGTVGMWDVHIRLGGFKGTNLDVSTCLAGSSHSTTGCAAAFLGLHITSTATAYMENAWIWTADHDLEDPSERQIDVYTGRGILSQSTNGPVWLIGTGSEHHALYQYNIVNSKNVYAGLIQTETPYWQPNPAPPAPFTINSSYYDPSFTNGSAAWALRVQASSNIYVYGAGLYSFFQNYVQTCLDSYTCQNSIVTISSDSTDVYVYSLSTVGTTNMLNVGSTAIAKQANNRNGFQSTMTLWSSATGTH from the exons ATGCAAACTATTACTCGTCGCGGTGGTTCGCCATACAACCCCAGCCCCTCGACTTACAAG GTCTTCCGCAACGTCAAAGACTATGGTGCAAAGGGTGATGGTGTTACCGACGATACTGCGGCCATCCAGCGTGCGATTTCGGATGGCAACCGATGTGGTCAAGGCTGCAAGTCCAGCACGGTCTCGCCTGGATTGGTCTACTTCCCGTCGGGCACG TACCTCGTCTCGAGCCCAATCATTCCATACTACTATACCTCCATGGTCGGAGACGCCAAGAACCCACCTACATTACTTGCGGCTGCTAGCTTCAATGGTATCGCCGTAATCG ATGCCGACCCTTACATtcctggtggtggtggggcCCAATGGTGGGTTAACCAAAACAACTTTTTCCGCTCGACCCGCAACTTCATCATCGACCTGCGCCGAGTTCCTGCTGCCAACTCTGCAACTGGTCTTCACTGGCAAG TTTCTCAGGCTACTTCTTTGGTTAACATCCGCGTCGAAATGTCTCAAGCTGCTGGCAATAATCACCAG GGCATCTTCATGGAGAACGGCTCTGGAGGATTCATGTCTGATTTGTATTTCAATGG TGGTCGTTATGGTGTCTGGATGGGCAACCAGCAATTCACAGTCCGTAATATCACG GTCGCGAACGCTCAGTCTGGTATCTTCCAGCCCTGGAACTGGGGATGGACTTTCCAAGATGTTAAAATTAT CAACTGCCAAGTTGGATTCGACCTTACTACTGGTGGTCTTACGCAAGATCAACAG ACTGTTGGCGCAGAAGTGATTGTTGACGCGGTCGTTACCAATACCCCTACGTTCATTCGCACCTCTGGTTCGGCTCCCTCCTCTCTTGCCGGCTCTCTTTTACTCGATAACATCAAGTTTACCGGTGTTACCAACGGTCTTGTTGACGGTAGCGGCAGGGTTGTCTTGGCTGGTGGAGACAAGACCATCAGGCAATGGGCTCAAGGAAACGTTTATACCGGAACAGGAACCACATTCAAGTACACTCAAGCCACGATCAATGCGCCAGCTAAGCCTAGTTCCTTGGTCGATTCCACCGGCAAGATCTTCTCCAGGTCAAGGCCCCAATACATCAACTACGCACCGAGCC AGTTTGTTTCTGTCAAGGCTGAAGGTGCCAAGGGTGACGGTGTAACTGACGACAGCGCCGCGATCCAGGCTGTCTTTGACAAATACTGGGGGTGCAAGATTATCTACTTCGATGCTGGGTCCTACTATGTCACTAAGactatcaaaatcccaacTGGCTCGATTGTCGTTGGTGAAATCTGGTCAACAGTCATCGGAGGTGGATCTGCGTTTGCTGACCAGACTAAACCTACCCCTGTGATTCAAGTCGGAAACC CCGGAGATAAGGGAGTCGTTGAAATTAGCGATATGGTGTTTTCTACTAGAGCTGGTAGCGCCGGCGCGATTGTCGTGCAATGGAATGTCGCCGACGCGGCCGGCCAGAAAGGCACCGTTGGCATGTGGGACGTCCACATCCGCCTCGGAGGATTCAAGGGCACCAACCTCGATGTGTCTACTTGCCTGGCAGGAAGCTCGCACTCGACCACGGGATGCGCCGCTGCATTCCTGGGATTGCATATTACCAGCACGGCCACGGCCTATATGGAGAACGCTTGGATTTGGACCGCCGATCACGACCT TGAGGACCCGAGTGAGCGCCAAATCGATGTCTACACTGGACGCGGTATTCTCAGTCAATCCACGAATGGACCTGTCTGGCTCATTGGTACTGGTTCTGAGCACCATGCTCTCTATCAGTACAACATTGTCAACTCGAAGAACGTGTATGCTGGGCTGATTCAGACTGAAACA CCTTACTGGCAACCCAACCCCGCGCCACCGGCACCGTTCACCATCAACTCGTCTTACTATGATCCATCTTTCACGAATGGTAGTGCTGCTTGGGCCTTGAGAGTGCAGGCTTCGTCGAACATTTATGTCTATGGCGCTGGCTTGTATAGCTTCTTCCAG AATTACGTACAGACTTGCTTGGACTCTTATACCTGTCAAAATTCTATTGTGACGATTAGCTCGGATTCAACGG ATGTTTACGTTTACTCTCTGTCCACTGTGGGCACAACAAACATGCTCAACGTTGGGTCCACTGCTATCGCCAAGCAGGCCAACAACCGCAACGGATTCCAATCGACCATGACTCTTTGGTCTTCGGCGACCGGGACTCACTAG